A stretch of DNA from Ovis aries strain OAR_USU_Benz2616 breed Rambouillet chromosome 17, ARS-UI_Ramb_v3.0, whole genome shotgun sequence:
GCATAAGAGCGTCCCCCACAGAGCACAgcaggcctggcacacagtgggggTTTTATTAAATAAAGCTCTGAGCACTGGCTGCCGTTGGTGCTTCCCCCCAGCAGCCCCGCCTGGCCAGCAAGGCTACTGCCCAGCCAGGCCTGGCGTCCCCACCCAGCCGCAGTAGGGGGCAGGATTTTTCCTGTAGGTCCGGGCAGGTCTCTCCTCTGCAGTTTGAAAAGAAACCAGCCAGGCTTAACCCTCAGGAGCCAGGCTGCCGCCTACCTTCCTTCAGGCGTTATTCTGTGCCCAACCAGGGCGGCCAGAGGTggtccagggcagggctggggccgaAGCCTCAGACACAGGGGCTTCAGCcagtcccctccctgccctcccctcagcGTTCTTATCTGAGAAACTTCAGGGTTTAACAAAGAATATTTGATAAGGAGccagtggttgctgctgctgctaagtcacttcagtcgtgtccgactctgtgtgactccatagacggcagcccaccacgctcccctgtccctgggattctccaggcaagaacactggagtgggttgccatttccttctccagtgcatgaaagtgaaaagtgaagggaagtcgctcagtcgtgtccgactcttcgcgaccccatggactgcagcctaccaggctcctctggccagtGGTTGAGTGGGGGTAAAACAGAGCCATTCTCTCCATCCCCGAGGCCAGCGAGGCTGGCAGGAAGCCGCCACCCAAGGCCGGACGGCCTCACTTATCGGACCTAAGGAGGTCCACTCCCGCCGGCCGGAGGTGACTCCGCAGCCCCGGGCCCCTATCTCTTCCTGAGTTCCTTTCAGGAATAGGCCATGCGGCTCACCAGGGGAGGCCACCATCTGCGGAAGGGGTGCCGCCAAAAGCGCCCAAACCCCTTCCCGGGAGACCAAGGAGGGGGAAGGGACCCGGTCTGGGGATGGGACCTCCGGCCCGGCAGGGTCGCCGGGGTCCCCGGTCCCGCCTCTGCTCAGGGCTGGGCCGGGTCCCGGGCCCGCCCCGTCCCCGCCCAGGAACAGCGCGTCCCCTTTAAGGGCGCGCGGCCCCGCCCACCCCCTCCGGGCCGGATCCGAATTCCAGGGAGGCGGGGCGGAGACGGCGGGCGCGGAGGACGCGGCGGTGGGACCGGGATCGGCTGTGGCTCGGGCGGCGCCTCCCTTCGGCGGCCCGCCCGGCTCCAGCCCAGCCGGGGCGATGCTCCCCGAGGCCGCGGGATGAGCCAGGTGAGCGCAGGAACCCCCCCAGCACCCTCTGCCCGGCACTCAGGGAAGCAGGCCCAGTGGCGGCAGCCGCGGGCCTCTGTCTCCcggggctgtgtgaccttgggcagcccCGCACCCTCTCTGGGCCGGAGCCCAGAGGACGGCCCCGGCTGGCGACGGCCAGGACTGGCGACAGCCATTCCGAGTCCCGGCTCACAGGCACCAGTCTGGGGCTAGggaggctccctggaggaggggcctgGCCCGGGCCGGCCGCCGGAGCCGCCACGCGGGGCTGGAGGGCCGATCTCCGCTACCCACTGCTGCGCGACCTTGAGCGAGCTctgcgcctcagtttcctcatctgtaaaatggagataatatcaTTGCGCTCTTAGCCCTGGCCACGGTCACATTGCTTTACTGCTGCTGCCGTCCTGTCGGTGTTACAATGACACAGGCTTTAGGGTAAACGGGTTGAGGGAGGACCTGGGATCTTTCCGGAGTAAGTGGGATCGCCACCAGGCCTGAGCAGCGGATCTAACTCTTCTCTGAGGTCGGGTCCAGGGTCCTACTCTTGAATCCAGGGCTGCAGATTACTCTCTCTCGGGCATAGCTCTTCGCCTCTCACAGGGGCAGTAACGATGGGGTCCTCTCTGCCTGGGCAGTAAGGAGGACTCAGCTAAGTCTTCTCAATCCCTCTTCCCGAAAGAACAGAGCAGCCAACACTTATGGACACTTAAGTAATTTATAAAAATCCATCCTATTAGTTCCTATGAGGAAGGTTCTATTATTGTATCCATTTCACAGACGGGTAAACTGAGGCATTTGGCCTGAACCGACAAGCAGGTGCAGGTGGTCAGCGGCTTAGCCTGTGCTGAGCACTTGCTGGGTCCACAACCATCCTGACCCGTGTCCCTGCCCACAGTGACTCGGCTGGCCCGGGCATGGCAGACCCCGTGGCGGGCATTGCCGGCTCCGCGGCCAAGAGTGTGCGGCCGTTCCGCTCGAGCGAGGCCTACGTGGAGGCCATGAAGGAGGACCTGGCTGAGTGGCTCAACGCCTTGTACGGCCTGGGTCTGCCCAGCGGTGGCGATGGCTTCCTGACGGGGCTGGCCACGGGCACCACCCTGTGCCAGCATGCCAACGCCGTCACTGACGCCGCCCGTGCCATGGCCGCCGCGCGGCCGGCCCGCGGGGTGGCCTTCCAGGCCCACAGCGTGGTGCCCGGCTCCTTCATGGCCCGAGACAACGTGGCCACCTTCATTGGCTGGTGCCGCGCGGAGCTGGGTGTACCCGAAGTGCTCATGTTCGAGACGGAGGACTTGGTGCTGCGCAAGAACGAGAAGAGCGTGGTGCTGTGCCTGCTGGAGGTGGCGCGGCGCGGGGCCCGCCTCGGCCTGCTGGCCCCTCGCCTCGTGCAGTTCGAACAGGAGATTGAGCGCGAGCTGCGCGCCGCACCCTCGGCCTCCAACACCCCCAGTGCCGGGGAGGACACCACCGAGACCCCCGCCGCCTCGGGAGCTCCAGCCCGTGGCCCCCGCATGACGCCTAGCGACCTGCGCAACCTCGATGAGCTGGTGAGTCTGCGAGTGCGCATGCCCGCTGGCCGGGCTTATTCTAGCACAACCCAGGCACCAGCAGGCAGGGTGGTGCCGGCAACCTTCTGCGGCCTGTCCTCGTGGCTGCAGAACAGCCTGCCCCGGGGAAAGGGTGCATATGTTGAGCACCAAGTGGATACCCAGCCCCAAAGAGTTAGGCAGGCGCAGAGAGAGCTGAGTGCTGGGTGAGGTCACAGGGCCTGGCGAGGCCTGGGAGAAAACTCGGCCTCCACTGCTCCATGGCACCACGATCCCCCTGCTTCCTCCCAGTGCCAACCGTGCCCCAGGCAAGCGCTGGGTGTTCTACATTCTGGGGACTTAAGCCCCTCCGGCACACCTCCCTGCACTCGGCTGCTAGACTGCCGCATTCACGTGGTCACTGAGATCGAGGTTGAATGGGGCCCATGGTCCAGGGcaaggtgcctggcacacagtaggcgctACGTGAGTGCCCAGGAAAGCTCCCAGAGGCTCTTCGGGTCCCTGTTCCTTCCCCAGGACttatctgggaagcccagcccagAGGAGCCATGCTAATGGGAGCTGACATCCTGTCAAGAGCTGTGGGATGAGCTCTATGCTGAGCATATAGAAGGTGCTAGACCATGACTccagctccctcctcctcttcccgcGACCTAGGTGTCCCTGACACCCCCACAGCCTGGCCAAGAGTTTCCTTCTTATCAGGAGGTTAGGACGGGATGTGCCCATCCTGGAGGCGGGCAGCCGGATGGCTGTGGGCAGAGGCTGCCGCCCCACCCCGGGCCAGGGTCACCCGAGGCTCCACCTGCTCATTTTCTCAGCAGCTCTGCTGTGGGTGAGGAGGCGGGTGGGGCCGCCCGCATAGCCAGCCTGGCAGCTCCTGGCCTGGGAGCGTGGGCAGACGTGTGCTGGCCGGGCTGGTGGCCCGGTGTGCATGGCGGCGTCTGCGTGTGCCCTGCGTGCCTGTGGCATTGCTGCTCCATATGGCGTTGCTCCTCTGTACTCAGACCTGCCTCCTCCCTGAACctgcctctctctgggcctcaacaTTCACGTCTCTGAAACGGGTGAAGGGGGGTGAGTGAGGACTCCAAGGGCTCAGGGACTTGAAGCAGTCCCTCACCTCGTCCTGGTCGGCTCCCTGCCCCCTCGGTAGTCAGAAGGGAAGGAGCTCTGGTGAAAGGTCAAGTACAGAGGCGGCACTCAAGTCCAGGGCAACACAATCGGAACCTCTGCTATACAGGATTTACTTCCTTCTGACCCTGGAGCTGCTGACATCAGGCCCAGGGAGGAGGGACCTGACCCCTGACCTCCAGCCTCTCCTCTCAGGTGAGGGAGATCTTAGGGCGCTGCACCTGCCCAGACCAGTTTCCCATGATCAAGGTCTCGGAGGGGAAGTACCGCGTGGGAGACTCCAGTCTGCTCATCTTTGTGCGGGTGAGAACGAGGGGCTCCCCGAGCAGGCAGAGCCCGGGAGGCGGGGGAGACGCGCGGCGGGTGACCTGCGCTCGCCGGGCTCCCACAGGTGCTCAGGAGCCACGTGATGGTACGTGTGGGAGGCGGCTGGGACACGCTGGAGCACTACCTGGACAAGCACGACCCCTGCCGCTGCTCCTCCGCGGGTCAGTCTtcaggcgggggcggggcgggagcgCGGGGGCGTGCACCTCTGCGGCCCCGCCCCTCACGCGGCACCCGCCCTCTCCCTGCAGCCCACCGCCCGCCCCAGCCCAGGACCCGCACCTTCTCCCCGCAGCGAGTGtcacccagccccagcccccgaGCTGGTAGCCCAGCCCCAGGGGGGGAGCGCCGGGGCTCCCGCCCAGAGGTGACACCCATTGGCCTACGCAGCTCGAAGGAGGGGCCTGAGACCCCACTCAGGTGAGAGGAGAGAGGACATGGGACCGGGgtccagggggtgggggtggggggcgcccgCCCTGGCCTGGATGACGCTGCTTCCAGTGACTCACACCCTGGGAAAAGTTCCcgtgggtgggggtgggcctgGCTTCCCATCTCCATGGCAACTCAAGCAAACGAACAACACAGCTGGGCGGGCCCTGGGGGCTGGGTGGCCGCCAATCCAACCCAGCTTCCCTCTGGCCTGCCCAGGAAGCTGGAGGCTTGAGAAGCGGGGAGTTTGGGGCCTTGCTTCTTCCGCTGccttggggtggggtggtggagggTGGCCCTGGCTGCAGGAAGCTGTGGCAGGATCTCTCACTTCTCCCTGGAAGTCCCCAGAAGGGACAGAAACCCTTGGCACCCCCGCCACCACCACAGGTGTCTCGCCCGCAGCCATGCGTCTGCCtgttccttcccctccccaccctttctGTGCACCGGGTCTCTCTGCCTTGGCCCACCTCTCTCTCTTGTTCCCCTGCCCCAGGGCCCGGGACCAGCTGCCCCCCCCATCCCCGCTCCCGCCGTTACTCTGGGGACAGCGATTCCTCAGCCTCCTCGGCCCAGAGCGGCCCCCTTGGTGCCCGCAGTGAAGAATCAGGCACTGGCCCCCGGCGGGAGCGTCCCAGCCGGCGGGTGACCACGGGCACCCCGGCCTCCCCAAGACGGCCTCCCGCCCCGCGCAGCCAGTCCCGGGACCGGCTGGATCGGGGGCGGCCGCGTGGggccccaggaggcaggggaggccAGCTGTCGGCGCCCAGCCCTGTCCGGCGGGCCCGGAGTC
This window harbors:
- the GAS2L1 gene encoding LOW QUALITY PROTEIN: GAS2-like protein 1 (The sequence of the model RefSeq protein was modified relative to this genomic sequence to represent the inferred CDS: deleted 1 base in 1 codon), with translation MADPVAGIAGSAAKSVRPFRSSEAYVEAMKEDLAEWLNALYGLGLPSGGDGFLTGLATGTTLCQHANAVTDAARAMAAARPARGVAFQAHSVVPGSFMARDNVATFIGWCRAELGVPEVLMFETEDLVLRKNEKSVVLCLLEVARRGARLGLLAPRLVQFEQEIERELRAAPSASNTPSAGEDTTETPAASGAPARGPRMTPSDLRNLDELVREILGRCTCPDQFPMIKVSEGKYRVGDSSLLIFVRVLRSHVMVRVGGGWDTLEHYLDKHDPCRCSSAAHRPPQPRTRTFSPQRVSPSPSPRAGSPAPGGERRGSRPEVTPIGLRSSKEGPETPLRARDQLPPHPRSRRYSGDSDSSASSAQSGPLGARSEESGTGPRRERPSRRVTTGTPASPRRPPAPRSQSRDRLDRGRPRGAPGGRGGQLSAPSPVRRARSQSREEQAVLLVRRGRDGQHSWVLRGRDSGGSGRSSPHTPRAHSPAAPRVPSPSPELSTIPASVFRTPLQLDPKQEQQLFQRLEEEFLANARALEAAAAGGTPSGPAPDPIRAPDPPAPDSAYCSSSSSSSSLSVLGSKCGQPGDSGRMANGLPGPRGPALSSSSDEGSPCPGVGGPPDAPGSPLAGPEPLRTWARGRMDTQPDRKPSRIPTPRGPRRPPGPTGSGTWHALHSVSPKTEPDSWM